CTTATGCAGCAATCTTTTCACAAGTAAAATGCACAGAACTATGATAAGCTTTCCACCGCCCCCAGCTTCACACTGCTGCTACCTAAAAGTCAGTTTTCTCATTGCTGCTGTGAAGTCAAAGCagccccatttttttttttgcagagctCCTTCAGCATTCTGCTGGAAGCAGATCCTGGTGCAGAGCCTTTCCCTGCATGGTCCTTTGGCTAGACAGGACCTCGGGCTTTGAGCCACACACTTTACTGGGTCAGCCAGATgcctccagagctgctttccaaTTAGTTTCAACTTGCATGAACCCCACCAAGTTCCAGATCACCAGTTAGCAGTCAGGGAGGAGCCACAGGGTGAGAAGGTCACCTCCCAATTGCCAGCAGTAGGGTTAGATGCTGACCTGCAGGAGGGGAGCCAAAGAGCCACCTACATGCAGTACAGCTGTCCTCCATTTGTGGTCCACGATCAAGACCAGCAGTATGATAGAGAATCATACAATAGctcaagttggaaaggacccacgGGGAACATTGAGTTCAACTCCTGCTCCAcataggaccacccaaaattcaaatcctATGTCTGAGAATGTTgtcttgaactctggcagcccgttccatgcccacggccctgtggtgcagaccctttccctaacctccagctgcccttcccctcacacagctccatgccattccctcaggccctgttgctgtcacacagagcagagctcagtgctgcccctccgctccccgtgaggagctgcagctgccatcaggcctccaGACACACATGTAACCAGTCCCCAGTCTTAGGAACCTCCAGACTTCACACCTGAAATTATCTAGGCACCCCTTCGCTCTCAGCCCTTTCATGGCTGAGTCTAAGCAGCAGGAGGCAGGACAGGCACAGGATAAGACAAAGAAATGCCTGATGAGCCTGAGACTTCATATCTGGGAAAGGCAACTGGCACATCAAAAGCCGATGGCACACATCCCAGAATGCTCAGACCTCTCAACCTGTAAATAAACACAGCCCTTTAAGCGGCAGGCACGTAAGCAGAACCATTTCTCTAGCACAGATAAGATCAGGAAGATCTCTTTAAGCTACGCTTCTTTGAGATTGTTATGATTTATAGggattttctcctcttttatgTTCACTTTGCAGGTGTAATTCTTTTATTGAAAATTCCTCTGGGCTCAAGAAGCCCCAAGCAAAGGTGAAGAAAATGCATAATTTGGGCCACAAGAACAGCACCACCCCCAAGGAGCCCCAGCCCAAAAGAATGGAAGAGGTCTACAAGGCCTTGAAGAATGGCCTGGAGTAAGAGCTTGTTGTTCTTGTGCTTGTTATCTGAAGCCTTCTGGGACATTTAGGGCatagaaaaacatttcacagaagcAAAGATCCTTAATGATAGAAGAATGAACCTATTGGAGTAACACTTAGGTTTGGAAATGCGTAGGGAAAAATCAGTCCAGAATTCCAATTCTGTTTGCTTGAAAAAGTCCCAAGGACAGGGATTTCAACagtagattctttttttcccctccaggtTTCCTGGAGTCATATCAGAAGCATGTATCGTCCTTAAGATAAGGCTTCTGATGATAAGGGCTTTTACCAACCAGACACAATAGCAGCAATTGGAAAGCACCAGCCTGTAAACTAAGCAGAAGATAGCTTACTTGAAGGTGCTTGTTTAATATCAGGAAAACACTGGGCTGCTTAAACAAGTGGTTTCTACTTATTCTCAGAACAGCAGGGAAACTGTTTTTAGAACAGATCAATACAGATGAACATTTTGAGGAAGGCTGGTTGTTGCAGAGATTTCCTTGTATAGTGCTCAGGAAGCAGCTCCATGACACGCTGCAGAGCTCATGCCTCCCTTCTCTGGTTTGTGTTTACAGCGAGTATCTGGAAGTGCACCAGACAGAGCTGGACAAGCTGACTGCTCAGTTAAAAGACATGAGAAGAAACTCACGCCTGGTACGTGTCATACTTGTGATTGTGTAGAGAAGCACAGAACCCATCCAGAAGTACTGGAACAGACATGGGCTGGGAGTGAGAAACCGGGCATGTGCATGCATGATCTTTgtcccttccagctctcatCTTGGTTTTGATTTCTATTCACTGATAAATATTATTGTCTCACAGTGCTCTGGCACTGTtgtgtttcaaaataaattacagtttCATCTTCTCTGTTTCAGGGAGTCCTGTACGATTTAGATAAGGTACGTTACCCTTTTTAACACTTCTTGCAAAGTAGCATTGGTATTTGTACAATGTATGGAGCTGGAAAATCTCAGCCAGCTCTAATAGCCAGGCTAATGTCTTCGATACAGAAGTTACCTGCAAGCCATTGAATCAGTTGCTTGTGCAACTTTGCCCTGTAGCCTCCAGTAGGGGTGGGAGGCTGGCAAGGGCACATCCTGGTTGTCTACAGGTCAACCCCAGAGGGACAAGCCAAGGGCTCAAGCAGCTACCTTTCCTCTTACGATATGCTCCTCTGAGTGAGAGCCAGCCAGCACTTCATAGCATGGACATTCAAAAGAGCAGGACAAACTCCCCAGAGAGTGAATTGTACAATGTGGGCTTGCTGATAGCTGCCCTAGGGGTAATTCCTGTGTGATCACTGCTTACTCCTGCTCTGGCCACTGCTAGGGGGAGAACAAACTGAAGAATTGAAAGTATTCCTTCTGTATGGGAAATTTTGgctgaaacaaaatgcaaaccCTCAAAAGCTTTTCCTGAACTATTTGgcttttttcagttaaaatgcCAAGCttgattttgctttcaaaaatagaTTATTCAGGAGAAGAACAggttttgaaatgcaaaatcttACCAGTTTTATTATAGGCTTTCAAAGTAGTGAAAATACAGAGGTTTTTAAGCCAAAAGTGCTCAACTTATTAATTTCAAATGAACTAGGGAACTCGCATCAAAGAAAATTGTTGCAGACTCCATCAGAAAGCATGTTTTTGTACCTAAAAGCATATTATGTGCAGGTATCAGTGAGCTCCATTTTCAGTAGCAGCTTAGTCACAGTAAGGTGGGACAGTTGAGGCCGGATTCGTGGTCAGCAATGCCTTGCGTGCATTAAGGAGGAGTTTCTCAGACTCCTGGGGATCTGAAGACTCAAGCTAGTGTGGAGATATCTTGCAGATGTGTTCACATGTGCCTCACACTCTACCTTTCTGTTTCCCCCAGCAAATCAAAGCAGTTGAACGATACATGAGGAGGCTGGAGTTCCACATCAGCAAGGTAACGAGCACCCCAAGCATGTCATACATTAGAAAAAACAGCCCTGGGCCTACTACTGCCCCCTCCCTCCACCTTCCAGGGAGGTGGATTTGACAAAGCCTCTCCCAGATTCAATATTTTTGCTCTAACAGCTTGGTGGTCAGAGATAAAGAGGGTTTTCATTGGTAACCTCTGATAtccagctgctctctgtgccCCACAACACTCCCATGCACTTTTAGCCGTATTGAGAACATGGGAGCAGATGCTTTCTTGGGCAAGTCTCTCAGAGCGAGCTTATTTCTAAACTATAGGTAAAAGTGGAGTTACAGTTGAAAGTCACCTAGTTCTCCAGCTGTAACTCCATGGCACACCACACCTAGGATGTTTTAGCTGGTCTTGGTCATCTTGTacatctgctgctgcatggtTTGGTGGGCTCACATCCTCTTGATTGCATTGGCGAGAATGAGTGTCTTGTACCCAGTGGAAGTACTTTGTGGTTTATACCTATACAATTTAGAATTGGATGAGGCCCACGACGTGCGTTCTCTTGGTTATAAACATATCTGCTAGTTATTAGTTACTTTTCTAAGCCTGACaaaagaaggaattatttttgaCAGAGGAAATGCGTTTTGAGAGCCATTTGAAAAGCATTCATGCAGCTTGAAGTACTCCAATTATGATAGCCCATCCAAACCTTTTAATTTTGTGTTCTCTTACTCTGAGAGCTAAAAAAGTCAACAGGCAGTAGGCTGAAATTTTGTTCCCCCAGCCGCTTTCTTTCTTGCTGGCAACATGAATGGCAAAATTACTGCTTGGAGAACATTTCCATTCAAGGTCTTCCCACTCCAGCCTTTTAGAGCTAATGGTTTCTATGCTTATAATAGGATTGAAAGGCACCAAATGCAAGAGGATAACACTGGTCACCTGAGCACATTAGTTTTCTTCCTGTAACCCACAGCAACAGAGGCAAGAGGAGCAGAGTTGCATTGCATTAAAACTTGTGGGCTTGTTCAGGTGACAGCACAGTTTTGTTTCAGATGCTGGAGGGCTCTTTCAACCCTATGCTAAACAAGGGCACCCTCTGTATGGGAAGCAAAGGGTGGGAAACAGCGTGCAGCAGCAGACCACACATTTATCAGGGCAGATAAGTATGTTCTCGCTGGAGATAGCAGCACGAGGTCAGTGCTCCACCCTGATGGCAGGAGTCAACTCCAAGAAATGGCAATTTATAGGAGCTGTTTTTAGCACAGGGAACTGTGCTGACTTAGAAGTGGTAAAGTGGCGGGTACATCGCAAAGAAAATTTTTCCTGTAACTCTGAAATGTCAAGATGCTGCCTATGGCTTCCATTACTCTTTGCTGCACCATTTCACTTGCAGAGTAGTTCCCATGTTGGTTGGAGAACCAACAATAAGGGCTTCTGCTATCAGGAATATAAGTCTGCCTTGTAGGAGTCAACATTGTGCTTTGAAGAAGTCAGGAAGAGCAGGCCCACTCCAAACAAATAATCAGTGACATCTTTTGCTAGAGATTAAGCAGGCTTAAAAANNNNNNNNNNNNNNNNNNNNNNNNNNNNNNNNNNNNNNNNNNNNNNNNNNNNNNNNNNNNNNNNNNNNNNNNNNNNNNNNNNNNNNNNNNNNNNNNNNNNttcttttcttttttttctccttatttgcTGTGCAGGTTATTCTTCCAAGGCAGCTTCTCTGCCCAGGCAGCCCTAAAGTGACATGGGCACCAACAGACCCTCAGGGGCAGGACTTGGCTATGCATTGGGTGCTGAGGCAGGAGGGGCCTGGTAGGGCAGACGCTGTTTAAGACCCCTCCCTTCCACACCAGCACAGCAGGGTAGAAAAGGGTTAGCCCTCTCTCCTGCTGTTTGTGGAAATTTAAGGTAGAGATGAATTAAAATAACCCCATCTAATACAGCCAAATGGCACACGTTTAGACCTTTTGTAAAGTTAAAATATCTTGGCTTTTAGACTtgcatttgcaaataaaatgccAGAACACAGTGTTTTTGTGCTGGGtcaaaagttctttttttccttacctttaCAATCTGACACAGGTTTAGTACTGTACCTCAGACTTGTCATAGaatatataaacaaaacaagcaaaccgcacaaaatattttctttccctggtGTGGCAAAAATCTTTCTTGAGAAGACCATCTGCAGTGTGGTAGAAATACTGCCTAAGAACCCAACTCTTCACCACTGAGGGCAATTTTCCCATCTGCACATGTGGTACCAAGCATAATTCCCCTTTCTTAGCCTACAAGCTAACTACGGAGTAACTACTGTCCTCTTTGCAAGTgctaaattattatttctgtccCATATTTAGCACATGATTAATGCATCCCGCTCAGACCCGGTGTGCTTTCCTGAGGACACCAGTAAGATTCAGCAGGCTTCTCTAGAAAAGATGTGGCTCTTGGAACAGCAGACACGTGGAGGCTGGAGCCATGTGCCGTACATGGCTAATGCTGGATGGCAGGGCAGGTTGCTGAGATGGGAGCTGCTTAAAGTAAGTTGCAAGGGAAGAGAGTTAAAGGTAGAGAGATTTGGAAAGAGTTGTTCTAAAAGCTGCCGGCTCTTGCTTGATCCACCCTTGTTTTTGACATTGCCCTTTTCTCCCATGTGCTTTGTTGACTGGTTCTTAGGCCATGGGTGGTGGCTTTTTCTGGTAGCAGTATCAGATGTGGTTTTGTGAAAAGCGCACACAAGAGCTGTGCAGTACCTGCAGGgtggattttgttgtttttcttttctttttttagtgtGGTGTGGGGCCTTGTTAGCCAGCAGGTAAAGTTACTGAATTTTGAAACAGCTCGGAAAGAATAAGATTGTATGTACTTCTTGTGTGTAcagagggtaaaaaaaaaaggctgaaatgcTACAAAATAGAGCTGGGAGGAAACCACTTCGTATGGTTAGAatagtagaatcacagaatcatcaaggttggaaaaagccactaagatcatctagcccacCCATCAGCCCATCTCCCTGTGCTGattaaccacgtccctcagtgccacatccacacatttcttgaacacctccagggacggtgaccctACCAActtcctgggcagtctgtgccactgcctcatcGCTCTTTATgagaagcattttttccttatatccaacctgagaGATCCATGAACAGCAGAGACACAGGCATGCCAACCAGCAGGGTGAAATTACAGCTCCCCAAATGCAAAGGTGGGCAGGGACCCTAGTGACATTCTGTGCTGAGCTATCCTGCCTCAAGGGAAGGGCATGATGGTCATCTGGAGGCCTGGTGGAAcactgtgtgctgtggggatgAAGGTGAGGTTGCCATCATGAGACAATAAGACAAACGGGAACGAATCATAGTGACTCGTCTTTGTGCATTTGCAATGGGCGCTGAGTCATTACCATTCATCACCAGCCTGGCTGGTGCGCTCATGATTGTGACAGCTGTTTTTGGGAGAGAGGACAGCTTTTGATCCCTTTTAATTcccaaaactaaaacaaaaaggGCTGTCAAGGTAACAGGCATCCGGAGATGCTGACTGAAAACAGTGGGTGAGGAAATAACTTCCCGGGGAAATGCAGCACAAAAGGGAACTGCCACAATAACCAGGATAGAGTAGCTTGCTCCTTCATCTTTTTGAAGTAAATGGCTAGCACTTCCCATGACCGACTTACAAAAGAGCTCCTGTTGCAGCATAACGCAGCAAAGTCACTATTTCTGTAGCACAGTATTTTCCCCAGGTTTCTTCTTCAGAGGCTGGCTGCATGGTTTGAGCAATTTACATCCCTATGCGCAGCATCACTAACCTTAAAATTTATCAGAATTGAGCTCCAAAATGCTCAGCAGGATCAGCTGAGCCTATTCTGGTCCTCATTAGTCCTCAGAGGCTCTtctttgcccagagaagctgtggtgccccatccttgaaggtgctcaaggccaggttggatggggccctgggcagctgagctggtggggggcagccctgcccatggcagggggtggGGTGGGTGGACTTTAAAGTTTCTTCCAAACCAAAGCATTGCTTTGTGCTCCATGGCTTTTCAGAAACTCACAGTTCTCCTGATATTTCAAGGAAGTGAAACACAGCAACTGCCCATTGCTGGGAGTAGTTCTTGCCAGGAAGCACTTTAATGCAATGTATACCCTGTGGCTGCCCTTCCGTCTGCACTTCTCTCTGTGACCAGCCTGTAGGTTTCTCACAGCTTGATCCCACCACCCCCCACGGGTCACCACTTTCCCTTCAGAAATGCCCAGGGAGGAGCCAACCCCTCCTCCTCCACAACagtgcttctctctctctctctccacacTCTTACTGATCCcttcttctgcttcatttccttttagCATCCCATAGCAGTGCTTCTCTCTTTTTACCTCTTTCTCCATCTACTTACCAGCACTGTGAGGTCAGGAGAGCCTTACTGAGGCCGAAGGATGCTCCTTTGCATTGCATGCAATAGGCTTCAGCTTACAGACCTAGTCAGAGATTGTCCCTAACTGCAGAAATCACTTCgataaatgggaaaagaaaaaggatgaagaGAGGAAGTTTACAAGGGATAACTGTTATTCCCAAGCCTGCCCAGCAGGGCCAGAGCCAAGTCTTCTCCCTTAGCCACTAGGTCAAACTGCCTTATTTTCGCCACGGGGACTTGAACAAGCGTGATATTAAAGCAAAGACAAACGAGAGGGCCTCCTGGGACCTAAGCTCCTCAAGGAGAGGCATGCTGCCTGGAACTAACAGCAGTTACACCAAAATTCATCCCTAGGAGGCTCTTGGCTTCTTCCATACCCAGCTGGGAAAACAGCTTCTCTCCTGGGAAAGGAGGCAGAAGGAAGCCTAGCCAAGTAGGCAGTAAAAAGgcaggggagaggaggaggcacCTTCCAGGGAACAGTACTCAAGCTGGGAAGGCGATTTAGGCCTTCCTGTATCATCAAAAGTACAGCCACAGGATGTGCTTTGGGACAGATGCATGTGGCTCTGAGGCCTTGGCTGCGGTTAGGTTTAGGTGCCCTAATGGGGCTTGTTCTGTCTTCTGTCTCATCTTCTCCCCCTGGGCTTGTTTAAGCTGTGTGCTGCCTAGGAGGTCAGCTGTCTTTCAGTCCTGCAGAAACCCAGTGGCAGAGCTttcaaaaggacaaaaaaacccaaaacactaATTAGGGATGAACTCATCTCTGGTTGTGACTCACTTGCTGGAAGCTACAGTGACCACCGCTGTGCTGGGAGTCGCACTTTCAAGGGTGTGGTGGCACATGTGAATACAAGACCAAGTGATCAGAGCTCAGTGCAGGTCCGCTGCCATCATGCTGacagcagagatggggcagGCTACCACTGTCAGCCCCCACACCTGCGTGTACACATATGCACACGAATTCCATGTGGGTTGCCTCATGAAGCATTGGGACTATCCAAGGCTCTAGCATCACCTGAGTGTATACACCAAGTGTGTTTTTATGCAAGCCTAAGTTCCTGGGTATGGCCCTCTTATAAACTGAGGAACCTGGCAGGAGGGAGTCAACTTGCTTCACAAAGTTCAGAAAACAGCCAGTGAAAGGGATGGTGAGATGCAGAATTAGTAGTGACAGAGGTCTACAAATAACATGCCTGTTATTGACAGAAAGTTTTGCTCCAGATGTTTATGGTTCTACTGatctctcctctccccttctatcccctcctctcccctcctctgcACAACTCAGAGCTGCTCCCAAGGCCATCAGTAAGACCATGGATCATtatttcatagaaataaaatgacagaatcaccaaggctggaaaagacctaaaagatcatccagtccaaccgtccacctatcaccaatagttctcactattTGTATGAATGAGTCTGCTTTCACAAAGGCAGAAGCGGAAGCTGTTGCAACCACGATGTTTAGGAAACCAGCGAGAGGAAATAGCCTCTCTTAGTGTAGGAACCGGTGTGAGCATTCAGTTCTGGCTGCTGCCCTGAGCTGCACCCTCACCATGATGCAGCACACCGAAGAAGACCTGGTTGCATCTGGGGAAGAAGATGATGCCTTTGAGGAAGGTAAAGTCATCTTTTATTCAACTAATCATTCTCCTGCACAGACTCAAGGCAGTTCCTATCTtgggtggtatttcttgggtaAATCTGAAGTTCTCTACTGAATCCAAAGTGTCAGGGTAATCAGACTTTCTTTTCCCTGAGAGAATAGGGAACAAAAGCAACCCGACacacaataaaaacaactttcacGCTGCTCAGTAGCTTGCTTCCTCAGCAAGGAGCTTAttgcagaggaagaaagctgGGTGGACACACCAAGCGTGTTTTCTAGAACAGCTGCAAAGCTGCACATTTGCCATTCAGTGCCACACGTGCAGCTGCCCTTAAAGCATTAGGGGCTGCCTACAGGGGCTGAAGGCAATGGGCTACCTAAATAATCTCTGCAAAATTAGCCGCCTCCTCTCTAGCCTTTGCAGCTCAGGGTAGAGTTGGTGCCGTAGTTTCTCGTCCCGACAACTGGAGGGCCCACAGGTTGTAATTTGTACATTGCTCATTGCTCCCACTTGCACT
The DNA window shown above is from Meleagris gallopavo isolate NT-WF06-2002-E0010 breed Aviagen turkey brand Nicholas breeding stock chromosome 3, Turkey_5.1, whole genome shotgun sequence and carries:
- the LOC104910223 gene encoding rho family-interacting cell polarization regulator 2-like isoform X1 yields the protein MLARLFYPSCWTPSLKAFCSSQRGISYRLPEIMSIGSHSFSPGGPNGIIRSQSFAGFSGLQERRSRCNSFIENSSGLKKPQAKVKKMHNLGHKNSTTPKEPQPKRMEEVYKALKNGLDEYLEVHQTELDKLTAQLKDMRRNSRLGVLYDLDKQIKAVERYMRRLEFHISKVTSTPSMSYIRKNSPGPTTAPSLHLPGRWI
- the LOC104910223 gene encoding rho family-interacting cell polarization regulator 2-like isoform X2, whose amino-acid sequence is MSIGSHSFSPGGPNGIIRSQSFAGFSGLQERRSRCNSFIENSSGLKKPQAKVKKMHNLGHKNSTTPKEPQPKRMEEVYKALKNGLDEYLEVHQTELDKLTAQLKDMRRNSRLGVLYDLDKQIKAVERYMRRLEFHISKVTSTPSMSYIRKNSPGPTTAPSLHLPGRWI